The candidate division TA06 bacterium genome has a window encoding:
- the serC gene encoding 3-phosphoserine/phosphohydroxythreonine transaminase yields the protein MAKRVFNFSAGPGMLPEAVLKKAADEMLDYQGSGMSVMEMSHRSKVYQSIIDGAEKAIRDLMKIPANYKVLFLQGGASMQFAMVPLNLMKKSNKADYVNTGEWASKAIAEAKRYGDIKVIATSEPEVFNHLPALDPKEFRPDADYFHMTTNNTIFGTSWKSFPDTKGVPLVVDMSSDILSKVVDINQFALVYAGAQKNMGPAGVTVVIIRDDMIDFSKPETPTMLKYKTHVEGGSMYNTPPCYGIYIIKLVCEHVLALGGVPAMQKINEQKAALLYDAIDNSKLFKCHVQKKEDRSLMNIPFRTPSEDLDKKFLKEAAEEGLTTLSGHRKTGGMRASIYNAMPLEGVQKLVEFIKKFDKANQ from the coding sequence ATGGCAAAACGGGTTTTCAATTTTTCGGCCGGTCCGGGAATGCTGCCCGAGGCGGTTTTGAAAAAGGCCGCGGACGAGATGCTGGACTACCAGGGCTCCGGGATGTCCGTGATGGAAATGAGCCATCGCTCCAAGGTCTACCAGTCGATCATCGACGGGGCCGAGAAGGCCATCCGGGACCTGATGAAAATCCCGGCCAATTACAAGGTGCTTTTCCTGCAGGGCGGGGCCTCCATGCAGTTCGCCATGGTGCCGCTGAACCTGATGAAGAAATCCAACAAGGCCGACTATGTCAACACCGGGGAATGGGCCAGCAAGGCCATCGCCGAGGCCAAGCGCTACGGCGACATCAAAGTGATAGCCACCTCCGAGCCGGAAGTGTTCAACCACCTGCCAGCCCTTGATCCCAAGGAGTTCCGCCCCGACGCCGATTATTTCCACATGACCACCAACAACACCATCTTCGGAACCTCCTGGAAGAGCTTCCCCGACACCAAGGGCGTGCCGCTGGTGGTGGACATGTCCTCGGATATCCTGTCAAAAGTGGTGGACATCAACCAGTTCGCCCTGGTCTACGCCGGGGCCCAGAAGAACATGGGTCCGGCCGGCGTCACCGTGGTCATCATCCGGGACGACATGATAGACTTCTCCAAGCCCGAGACCCCCACCATGCTCAAGTACAAGACCCACGTGGAAGGCGGCTCGATGTATAACACGCCGCCCTGCTACGGCATCTACATCATCAAGCTGGTGTGCGAGCACGTGCTGGCCCTGGGCGGGGTTCCGGCCATGCAGAAGATCAATGAGCAGAAGGCCGCCCTGCTGTACGACGCCATCGACAACTCCAAGCTGTTCAAGTGCCATGTTCAGAAGAAGGAGGACCGCTCCCTGATGAACATTCCCTTCCGGACCCCGTCCGAGGACCTGGACAAGAAGTTCCTGAAAGAAGCTGCCGAAGAGGGCCTGACCACTTTAAGCGGCCACCGCAAGACCGGCGGGATGCGGGCCAGCATCTACAACGCCATGCCGCTGGAGGGGGTGCAGAAGCTGGTGGAGTTCATAAAGAAGTTCGATAAGGCCAACCAGTAG
- a CDS encoding 3-phosphoglycerate dehydrogenase, which yields MAKKVLLATEKPFAKVAVDGISKIFAEAGYELVKLEKYTEKADLLKAAADVDAMIIRSDKADAAVIEAGKNLKVIVRAGAGYDNIDLAAASAKGICAMNTPGQNSNAVAELAVGMMVFLARNKFTEGNGSELRGKKLGIHAYGNVGRLVAGIAKGFGMTVYAFDPFVDKTKMEAEGVKVLEKIEELYSQCDYVSLHIPANDKTKKSINYDLLSKMKKGAALINTARKEVIDEEGLKKAMAEREDLKYATDIAPDCHAEIVEIFGNRYHATKKKMGAETSEANINAGLAAANQIVKFLENGDRTFQVNK from the coding sequence ATGGCAAAAAAAGTGCTGTTGGCCACCGAAAAACCCTTCGCCAAGGTGGCGGTTGATGGTATCTCCAAGATCTTCGCCGAGGCCGGCTATGAGCTGGTCAAGCTGGAAAAATACACCGAAAAGGCCGACCTGCTGAAGGCCGCGGCCGATGTTGACGCCATGATCATCCGCTCCGACAAGGCCGACGCCGCCGTGATCGAGGCCGGCAAGAACCTGAAGGTCATCGTCCGTGCCGGGGCCGGCTACGACAACATAGACCTGGCGGCCGCCAGCGCCAAGGGCATCTGCGCCATGAACACCCCGGGACAGAACTCCAATGCCGTGGCCGAGCTGGCCGTGGGGATGATGGTCTTTCTGGCTCGCAACAAGTTCACCGAGGGCAACGGCTCGGAGCTGAGGGGCAAAAAACTGGGCATCCACGCCTACGGCAACGTGGGGCGGCTGGTGGCCGGCATCGCCAAGGGCTTCGGGATGACTGTGTATGCCTTCGATCCCTTCGTGGACAAGACCAAGATGGAGGCCGAGGGGGTCAAGGTCTTGGAAAAGATAGAGGAACTGTATTCCCAGTGCGACTACGTCTCCCTGCACATCCCGGCCAACGACAAGACCAAGAAGTCCATCAACTACGACCTGCTCTCCAAGATGAAAAAGGGCGCGGCCCTGATCAACACCGCCCGCAAGGAAGTGATAGACGAGGAAGGCCTGAAGAAGGCCATGGCCGAGCGAGAGGACCTGAAGTACGCCACCGACATCGCTCCGGACTGCCACGCCGAGATCGTTGAGATCTTCGGCAACCGCTATCACGCCACCAAGAAGAAGATGGGGGCCGAGACCTCGGAGGCCAACATCAACGCCGGGCTGGCGGCGGCCAACCAGATCGTCAAGTTTTTGGAGAACGGCGACAGGACCTTCCAGGTGAACAAATAG
- a CDS encoding DUF1015 domain-containing protein: protein MAVVLPFKAVRPKKEFAKDIAAPPYDVVNSEEARELAKGNDKSYLHISRPEIDLDPKTDEHADQVYGQGKINFERFKTNGWMFQEQKPCFYIYKQIMGGHQQIGLVAVASAEDYDQDVIKKHEHTRPDKEDDRTRHISTIDANTEPVFFTYPAVPAIDSLINDWIKKTPEYDFTSDDGVKHTLWVCDDDKIVEALKKEFSKLKYMYVADGHHRSAAAWRLWKERKAKNPQHNGSEEYNFFLTVIFPDNQMNIMAYNRVVKDLNGNSRDEFLKKVGQKFTVTEQAPDVPGANLKFSMYLEGKWYLLTAKDGSYDQKDPVKRLDASILQDNLLQPVLGIENPRTDKRIGFVGGIRGTKELVKLVDSGKYAVAFSLHPVNIKQLISVADSGQVMPPKSTWFEPKLRSGLFVHQY from the coding sequence ATGGCAGTCGTTCTACCATTCAAGGCAGTCCGCCCCAAAAAAGAGTTTGCCAAGGACATCGCCGCGCCGCCCTACGACGTGGTCAACAGCGAGGAGGCCCGGGAGCTGGCCAAAGGCAACGACAAGAGCTACCTGCACATCAGCCGTCCGGAGATTGACCTTGATCCCAAGACCGACGAGCACGCCGACCAGGTCTACGGCCAGGGGAAGATCAATTTCGAAAGATTCAAAACCAACGGCTGGATGTTTCAGGAGCAAAAACCCTGCTTCTACATCTACAAGCAGATCATGGGCGGCCACCAGCAGATCGGCCTGGTGGCGGTGGCCTCGGCCGAGGACTATGACCAGGATGTGATCAAAAAGCACGAACACACCAGACCCGACAAGGAGGACGACCGCACCCGGCACATCAGCACCATTGACGCCAACACCGAGCCGGTGTTCTTCACCTACCCGGCGGTCCCGGCCATAGATTCCCTGATCAACGACTGGATCAAGAAGACCCCGGAATACGATTTCACCAGCGACGACGGCGTCAAGCACACTTTGTGGGTCTGCGATGATGATAAGATCGTGGAAGCTCTGAAGAAAGAATTCTCCAAACTCAAATACATGTATGTGGCCGACGGCCACCACCGCAGTGCAGCCGCCTGGCGGTTGTGGAAGGAGCGCAAGGCCAAAAACCCCCAGCACAACGGCAGCGAGGAATACAATTTCTTCTTGACCGTGATCTTCCCCGACAATCAGATGAACATCATGGCCTACAACCGGGTGGTGAAGGACCTGAACGGCAATTCCCGGGACGAGTTCCTGAAGAAGGTGGGCCAGAAGTTCACAGTGACCGAGCAGGCTCCGGATGTGCCCGGAGCCAACCTCAAATTCTCCATGTACCTGGAGGGGAAGTGGTATCTTTTGACCGCCAAGGACGGAAGCTATGACCAGAAGGACCCGGTCAAAAGGCTGGACGCCTCGATCCTCCAGGACAACCTGCTGCAGCCGGTCTTAGGAATTGAGAATCCCAGGACCGACAAGCGGATCGGCTTCGTGGGCGGGATCCGGGGAACCAAGGAGCTGGTAAAATTAGTGGATTCCGGCAAGTATGCGGTGGCCTTCTCCCTGCATCCGGTAAACATCAAGCAGCTGATCAGCGTGGCCGATTCCGGGCAGGTGATGCCGCCCAAGAGCACCTGGTTCGAGCCGAAATTGAGAAGCGGATTGTTCGTGCACCAGTACTAA
- a CDS encoding YicC family protein yields MIKSMTGFGRAEARTKDHQIGVEVRSVNNRYSEISLRLPRAFNGLESKIKTLIQQNISRGSVSLVLNYSGREEASLPQLDIKAARHYHKILLTLKKDLGLKGEIDLRSITSFPDVLAVTPTAFSEQKAWQLAEGPLSKGLAELNRMRQQEGKRLEAEFKKRLNNIGRIANQIEKLAEDRVPEYKKQLQARMSKLLAGTGVDEGRLAQEAAVYADRCDITEECVRLKIHVKAFDQFLKTPEPVGRRMDFLLQEMNRESNTMGAKANQAAISQLTVQLKEEIEKMREQVQNIE; encoded by the coding sequence ATGATAAAAAGCATGACCGGTTTCGGCCGGGCCGAGGCCAGGACCAAGGACCATCAGATAGGGGTGGAGGTCCGTTCGGTCAACAACCGCTATTCCGAGATATCCTTAAGACTTCCCAGGGCCTTTAACGGTCTGGAGTCCAAAATAAAGACCCTGATCCAGCAGAACATATCGCGGGGCTCGGTCTCACTGGTGCTGAATTACAGCGGCCGCGAAGAGGCTTCCCTGCCCCAATTGGACATCAAAGCCGCCCGACATTACCACAAGATACTGTTGACCCTTAAAAAAGACCTGGGGCTGAAGGGCGAGATAGACCTCCGGTCCATCACCTCCTTTCCCGACGTGCTGGCCGTAACCCCCACCGCCTTCTCCGAACAAAAAGCCTGGCAGCTGGCGGAAGGCCCATTGTCCAAAGGGCTGGCCGAGCTGAACCGGATGCGCCAACAGGAGGGGAAACGGCTGGAGGCCGAGTTCAAAAAACGGCTGAACAACATCGGGCGGATAGCCAACCAGATAGAAAAACTGGCCGAAGACCGGGTGCCGGAATACAAAAAACAACTGCAGGCCCGGATGTCAAAGCTGCTGGCCGGGACCGGGGTGGATGAGGGCCGGCTGGCCCAGGAGGCCGCAGTCTATGCCGATCGCTGCGACATCACCGAGGAGTGCGTCCGGCTGAAGATCCACGTGAAGGCCTTTGACCAGTTCCTGAAAACCCCGGAGCCGGTGGGCCGGCGGATGGACTTTTTATTGCAGGAAATGAACCGGGAATCCAATACCATGGGGGCCAAGGCCAACCAGGCCGCCATCTCCCAGCTGACGGTTCAGCTTAAGGAAGAGATAGAAAAAATGCGGGAACAGGTCCAAAACATAGAATAA
- the gmk gene encoding guanylate kinase encodes MIYPDRKGFPIILSAPSGAGKTTLCRGVEALHPEIYYSISVTSRPPRAGERDGQDYHFVPVKEFEQMLEAGQLLEWAMVHENYYGTPRKQIDDKLNAGQDVIMDIDTVGARAIKKLYPQAVTIFVLPPTFEELKTRLKGRATDSEEVINKRLNRAKLEMQEIGDFEYWLINDKFEQTVKTVTAIIEAERCKLIRYNRDEVVNVIK; translated from the coding sequence ATGATCTATCCCGACCGAAAAGGCTTTCCCATAATCCTCTCGGCCCCATCCGGGGCCGGCAAGACCACGCTCTGCCGTGGTGTCGAGGCCCTGCATCCCGAGATATACTATTCCATCTCGGTCACCTCCCGGCCGCCCCGGGCGGGCGAGCGCGACGGCCAGGATTACCATTTCGTGCCGGTCAAGGAATTCGAGCAGATGCTGGAGGCGGGACAGCTGCTGGAATGGGCCATGGTCCACGAGAATTACTACGGCACTCCACGCAAGCAGATCGATGACAAGCTGAACGCCGGCCAGGATGTGATCATGGACATTGACACGGTGGGGGCCCGGGCCATCAAAAAGCTCTATCCCCAGGCGGTCACCATCTTCGTACTGCCTCCGACCTTCGAGGAACTGAAGACCCGATTGAAGGGCCGGGCCACCGATTCCGAGGAAGTGATCAACAAACGGCTGAACCGGGCCAAGCTGGAGATGCAGGAGATCGGGGATTTTGAATACTGGCTGATCAACGACAAGTTCGAGCAGACGGTGAAAACCGTGACCGCCATCATCGAAGCCGAGCGCTGCAAACTGATCCGCTACAACCGGGACGAAGTGGTCAATGTCATAAAGTGA
- the rpoZ gene encoding DNA-directed RNA polymerase subunit omega has product MGFIPIDEISKGLENKYIAVLVAAREARRLHEIRRMSSQEMEIKPITMALERMRDGQVIFQHT; this is encoded by the coding sequence ATGGGTTTCATACCGATCGACGAGATCTCCAAGGGGCTGGAGAACAAATACATCGCGGTGCTGGTGGCAGCCCGCGAAGCCAGGCGCTTGCACGAGATCCGCCGGATGTCATCCCAGGAGATGGAGATCAAGCCGATCACCATGGCCCTGGAGCGGATGCGCGACGGACAGGTGATCTTCCAGCATACATGA
- the coaBC gene encoding bifunctional phosphopantothenoylcysteine decarboxylase/phosphopantothenate--cysteine ligase CoaBC, which produces MSSGKKILLGVTGSIAAYKALDLASRLRKKGHQVTAVMTRSACQLVGPASFESLTGNPVALELFPKQKPQQIEHISLAQWADLVLIAPATANFLGKAAHGIADDLLTTVAMAATSPILIAPAMNVNMWQAQAVQENLKKLKAFGWKVIEPESGRLACGDTGKGRLASLDTIEKAIEDALYPNQQLAGVSILITAGRTEEDIDPVRTITNRSSGRMGYALAEEAAARGARVTLITGPADLTLPDVEKVVKVRTAEQMSQAVKKHLPLNQALIMTAAVADFRPSKTSAQKIKRGSGSLNLKLEPVSDILAQASRNNKKHALLVGFALESKDLLANARKKLVSKNLDLIVANDPQTIASGNIRAILLEPNGRAIKLPLMGKPELAGVLLDKLDELFKKRKANPNAR; this is translated from the coding sequence ATGAGCTCCGGCAAGAAAATACTTTTGGGGGTGACCGGCAGCATAGCGGCCTACAAGGCCTTGGACCTGGCCAGCCGTCTGCGTAAAAAAGGGCACCAGGTGACGGCGGTGATGACCAGGTCGGCCTGCCAGCTGGTGGGGCCGGCCTCGTTCGAGTCGCTGACCGGGAACCCGGTGGCCCTGGAACTTTTCCCCAAGCAAAAGCCCCAGCAGATAGAGCACATCTCGCTGGCCCAGTGGGCAGACCTGGTGTTGATAGCCCCGGCCACCGCCAATTTTCTGGGGAAGGCGGCCCACGGCATCGCCGACGACCTTTTGACCACCGTGGCCATGGCGGCCACTTCTCCCATCCTGATAGCTCCGGCCATGAACGTCAACATGTGGCAGGCCCAGGCTGTGCAGGAGAACCTTAAAAAACTTAAAGCTTTCGGCTGGAAGGTCATCGAGCCCGAGAGCGGCCGTTTGGCCTGCGGCGACACCGGCAAGGGCCGGCTGGCATCATTGGATACAATAGAAAAGGCCATAGAGGATGCCCTGTATCCCAACCAACAGCTGGCCGGGGTTTCGATCCTGATCACCGCCGGCCGGACCGAGGAGGACATAGACCCGGTGCGGACCATCACCAACCGTTCCTCCGGCCGGATGGGCTACGCCCTGGCCGAAGAAGCTGCCGCCCGCGGTGCCAGGGTCACCCTGATCACCGGCCCGGCGGATCTGACGCTGCCCGATGTTGAAAAGGTGGTGAAAGTGAGAACGGCGGAACAAATGTCCCAGGCGGTCAAGAAGCATCTGCCGCTTAACCAGGCGCTGATAATGACGGCGGCGGTGGCCGATTTCAGACCGTCTAAGACCAGCGCCCAGAAGATAAAACGGGGCTCCGGTTCCCTGAACCTGAAACTGGAGCCGGTATCCGACATTTTGGCCCAGGCGTCCAGGAACAACAAAAAGCACGCCCTGCTGGTGGGCTTTGCCCTGGAATCGAAAGACCTTTTGGCCAACGCCCGGAAGAAGCTGGTCTCCAAGAACCTGGACCTGATAGTGGCCAACGACCCCCAGACCATTGCCAGCGGCAATATCCGGGCCATTTTGTTGGAGCCCAACGGCCGGGCGATTAAACTGCCCCTGATGGGAAAACCGGAACTGGCCGGGGTGCTCCTGGACAAACTTGACGAGCTGTTCAAAAAGCGGAAAGCAAATCCGAATGCCCGATAA
- a CDS encoding uracil-DNA glycosylase, translated as MPDKISVQKAKRYLKQQQELGETELVLKRAKAKPPVQETTRSAALNTSLEDFRRQIEECQKCSLGKTRIKFVFGDGDPNSKLVFVGEAPGSDEDEQGLPFVGRAGQLLTKIIEAINFQRSQVYICNILKCRPPNNRNPLPVEIELCEPYLIKQLEIIKPAVICTLGTFASQTLLKTDVPISKLRGKIHYYQNIKLVPTFHPAALLRNPAWKRDTWEDVKLVRQIYDQEVKNGR; from the coding sequence ATGCCCGATAAAATATCAGTGCAAAAAGCAAAGCGCTATCTTAAACAGCAGCAGGAACTGGGCGAGACCGAGCTGGTCTTAAAGCGCGCCAAGGCCAAGCCCCCGGTTCAAGAAACCACAAGATCTGCCGCGCTCAACACCTCCTTGGAAGATTTCCGCCGCCAGATCGAAGAATGCCAGAAGTGCTCCCTGGGCAAGACCCGGATCAAATTTGTCTTCGGGGACGGCGACCCCAATTCCAAGCTGGTGTTCGTGGGAGAGGCCCCAGGCAGCGATGAGGACGAACAGGGCCTGCCCTTCGTGGGCCGGGCCGGGCAGCTGCTGACCAAGATCATCGAGGCCATAAATTTCCAGCGCTCCCAGGTCTACATCTGCAACATCCTCAAGTGCCGTCCCCCCAACAACCGCAACCCCCTGCCGGTCGAGATCGAGCTCTGCGAACCCTACCTGATCAAACAATTGGAGATCATCAAGCCGGCGGTGATCTGCACCCTGGGCACCTTTGCATCGCAAACCCTTTTGAAGACGGATGTTCCCATCTCAAAACTCCGGGGAAAGATCCATTATTACCAGAACATCAAACTCGTTCCCACCTTTCACCCGGCGGCGCTGCTACGCAACCCGGCCTGGAAGCGGGATACCTGGGAGGACGTGAAACTAGTGCGTCAGATCTACGATCAGGAGGTTAAGAATGGCCGATAG
- the dnaB gene encoding replicative DNA helicase, translated as MPDRVPPQSQEAEMAVLGSMLLDSEAVSRAVEVIADENNFYFGAHRKIYRAAVTLYERSQPVDLVTLAEELRRQKCLDEVGGPVYLTKLTDSVATSANIDYYARIVVEKAVLRRLINTASEIISFSYQATENPEELLDRSEQMIFSIKEQRLRKSLIPLKTFIHDSFETVEKLFREKRHITGLETGFTDLDLMTSGLQKGDLIIVGARPSVGKTAFALNIAQHVAVQNQIPVAVFSLEMSKEQLVLRLLCAEARVSGHKVRSGYLSQEEWPALVSAASVLHQAPMYIDDSSAMSPLEIRAKARRLKAEVDLGLVVVDYLQLMRGSSSRVENRQQEISEISRSLKALAKELNVPVIALSQLSRLSEQRGQDSRPILSDLRESGAIEQDADVVMFLHRDKTPYKSKEEWTPESSMESEVADLIVAKQRNGPVGTKKLTFLRSYTRFENYSQRQDEEMN; from the coding sequence ATGCCGGATCGTGTGCCGCCCCAGTCCCAGGAGGCCGAGATGGCCGTGCTGGGCTCGATGCTTTTGGACAGCGAGGCGGTCAGCCGGGCGGTGGAAGTTATCGCCGACGAAAACAACTTTTACTTCGGGGCCCACCGCAAGATCTACCGGGCGGCGGTCACCCTGTACGAGCGCAGCCAGCCGGTGGACCTGGTCACTTTGGCCGAGGAGCTGCGCCGCCAGAAATGCCTGGACGAGGTGGGCGGCCCGGTCTACCTGACCAAACTGACCGACAGCGTGGCCACCTCGGCCAACATCGACTATTACGCCAGGATAGTGGTGGAGAAGGCGGTGCTGCGCCGCCTGATAAACACCGCCTCCGAGATCATCTCCTTCAGCTACCAGGCCACCGAGAATCCCGAGGAGCTTTTGGACCGCTCAGAGCAGATGATCTTTTCCATCAAGGAACAGCGCCTGCGCAAGAGCCTGATCCCCCTAAAGACTTTCATTCACGACAGCTTTGAGACGGTGGAGAAGCTGTTCCGGGAGAAGCGGCACATCACCGGGCTGGAGACCGGCTTCACCGACCTGGACCTGATGACCTCCGGCCTGCAGAAGGGCGACCTGATAATAGTGGGCGCCCGGCCCTCGGTGGGAAAGACCGCCTTTGCCCTGAACATCGCCCAGCACGTGGCGGTGCAGAACCAGATACCGGTGGCGGTGTTCAGCCTGGAGATGTCCAAGGAGCAGCTGGTGCTGCGCCTGCTGTGCGCCGAGGCCCGGGTCTCGGGCCACAAGGTCCGCAGCGGCTATCTTTCCCAGGAGGAATGGCCGGCCCTGGTCAGCGCGGCCTCGGTATTGCACCAGGCCCCAATGTACATCGACGACAGTTCAGCCATGAGCCCGCTGGAGATCCGGGCCAAGGCCCGGCGCTTAAAGGCCGAGGTGGACCTGGGACTGGTGGTGGTGGATTACCTCCAGCTGATGCGGGGCTCGTCCTCCCGCGTCGAGAACCGCCAGCAGGAGATCTCCGAGATTTCCCGTTCACTCAAGGCCCTGGCCAAGGAACTGAACGTTCCGGTGATCGCCCTGTCCCAGCTTTCCCGTTTAAGCGAACAGCGGGGCCAGGATTCCCGGCCCATCCTGTCCGACCTGCGCGAATCGGGGGCCATCGAGCAGGACGCCGACGTGGTGATGTTCCTGCACCGGGACAAGACGCCCTACAAGAGCAAGGAAGAATGGACCCCGGAATCAAGCATGGAATCCGAGGTGGCCGACCTGATAGTGGCCAAGCAGCGCAACGGCCCGGTGGGCACAAAGAAACTGACCTTTCTGCGGAGCTACACCCGGTTCGAGAATTACAGCCAGCGCCAGGACGAGGAAATGAATTGA
- a CDS encoding ABC transporter permease — protein MPFQERRHYPARFFAGIGQATLDSFQEWGSAFYLFGRIILALRHTFRNSSLILQQMMVMGVNSLPLVLFSAVFTGMVAAVQAAYQMQGLVPPIWLGTGIARAVMIELGPVLTALVVAGRVGAGIAAELGTMRVTEQIDALETMAIDPVSFLVMPRFVAGAVMSPVLTIFANFVALIGGWLVAVASVGISSQVYLDGLRFHFHTKDLMGGIVKSIFFGIIIATSGCFHGFATEGGAEGVGRATTKAVVTAAVLILIFDYIVSAWIFG, from the coding sequence ATGCCATTTCAAGAACGAAGGCATTATCCGGCCCGGTTCTTCGCTGGAATAGGCCAGGCCACACTGGATTCTTTCCAGGAATGGGGCTCGGCCTTTTATTTATTCGGCCGGATCATCCTGGCCTTAAGGCACACATTCAGGAACTCCAGCCTGATCCTTCAGCAGATGATGGTGATGGGGGTCAATTCCCTGCCGCTGGTGCTGTTCTCGGCCGTCTTCACCGGGATGGTGGCGGCGGTCCAGGCCGCCTACCAGATGCAGGGGCTGGTGCCGCCCATCTGGCTGGGCACCGGGATCGCCCGGGCGGTGATGATAGAGCTTGGCCCTGTCCTGACCGCGCTGGTGGTGGCCGGGCGGGTGGGGGCGGGCATCGCCGCCGAGCTGGGCACCATGCGGGTGACCGAGCAGATCGACGCCCTGGAGACCATGGCCATAGACCCGGTGTCCTTCCTGGTAATGCCCCGGTTCGTGGCCGGGGCGGTGATGTCGCCGGTGCTGACCATCTTCGCCAACTTCGTGGCCCTGATCGGAGGCTGGCTGGTGGCGGTGGCCTCGGTGGGCATCTCCTCCCAGGTCTACCTGGACGGTTTGCGGTTCCACTTCCACACCAAGGACCTGATGGGTGGCATAGTGAAATCGATATTCTTCGGGATCATCATCGCCACTTCCGGGTGCTTTCACGGGTTCGCCACCGAGGGCGGGGCCGAGGGGGTGGGCCGGGCCACCACTAAGGCGGTGGTCACGGCGGCGGTGCTGATACTGATCTTCGATTACATCGTATCGGCCTGGATATTCGGGTGA
- a CDS encoding GNAT family N-acetyltransferase, with protein MDNKQNISDPDWGQLSVDSEINLSKAYGGNPEKHNHYIHITNPFVPWNGDFNRAINVSPDSVNDLDEIIREVRDIHRNNKLDPPNRYDIGPEIKIDKAWESNFIAKNMKFSEAVFMQAQSQDTSDGVLYGPSADEYFNWYRTKMGGRDYFTDEYYSLLKPLQSAFIKVFKPYWFYVADEIVGSVYIADLGGYARLFEVEIEENHQGRGLGLKMMEAVRHKVKLLGLKYVLLETSGSLPRFYEKCGFKECIRSKILWQK; from the coding sequence ATGGACAATAAGCAAAATATCTCAGATCCGGATTGGGGGCAGTTGTCGGTTGATTCGGAGATAAATCTCTCAAAAGCTTACGGCGGCAACCCTGAGAAACACAACCATTACATTCACATTACTAATCCTTTTGTTCCCTGGAACGGCGATTTCAATAGAGCGATTAACGTATCCCCGGATTCTGTTAACGATTTGGATGAGATCATTAGGGAGGTCAGGGATATACACCGCAACAATAAACTGGACCCACCGAACCGTTATGATATTGGACCTGAAATCAAAATAGACAAAGCTTGGGAATCCAATTTTATTGCAAAAAACATGAAATTCAGTGAAGCTGTTTTCATGCAGGCCCAAAGTCAAGATACTTCTGACGGTGTATTATACGGGCCTTCGGCAGATGAGTATTTTAACTGGTACAGGACAAAGATGGGGGGAAGGGACTATTTCACCGATGAATATTATTCACTTCTAAAACCCCTCCAATCGGCCTTTATCAAAGTGTTTAAACCTTATTGGTTTTATGTTGCTGATGAAATAGTGGGCTCCGTATATATCGCTGACCTTGGGGGATATGCCAGGTTGTTTGAAGTTGAAATCGAAGAGAACCATCAAGGCAGGGGTTTGGGTTTAAAGATGATGGAGGCTGTCAGACATAAAGTTAAGTTACTGGGCTTAAAATATGTCCTGCTGGAAACATCGGGAAGTTTACCCAGGTTTTACGAGAAATGTGGTTTTAAAGAGTGTATCAGAAGTAAAATATTATGGCAAAAATAA
- a CDS encoding ABC transporter ATP-binding protein produces the protein MITIRDLHKSYGHKKVLDGVELEIQTGETMVIMGRSGCGKSVLLRHIIGLARPDQGSVTIDGTGITAIKKHELYALRRRFGMLFQGAALFDSMTVAQNVGLGLKEHSPLSDGEIAGKVAEKLALVGMSGTEQLMPSELSGGMKKRVGLARALAMDPAYILYDEPTTGLDPITADKINDLMMSLSQKLSLTSIAVTHDMVSANKIADRIAMLHQGRIIFCGTPEQIKKSPDQNIQQFIRGEAD, from the coding sequence ATGATAACTATCCGCGATCTGCATAAATCCTACGGGCACAAAAAGGTCCTGGACGGGGTGGAACTGGAGATCCAGACCGGCGAGACCATGGTGATCATGGGGCGCTCCGGCTGCGGCAAGAGCGTGCTGCTGCGCCATATCATCGGCCTGGCCCGGCCCGACCAGGGCTCGGTCACCATCGACGGCACCGGCATCACCGCCATAAAAAAGCATGAGCTGTATGCCTTGCGTCGGAGGTTCGGGATGCTGTTCCAGGGGGCGGCCCTGTTCGACTCCATGACCGTGGCCCAGAACGTGGGACTGGGGCTTAAAGAGCACAGCCCGCTGTCTGACGGCGAGATCGCCGGGAAGGTGGCCGAAAAGCTGGCCCTGGTGGGCATGTCTGGCACCGAGCAACTGATGCCATCGGAACTTTCCGGGGGAATGAAGAAAAGGGTGGGGCTGGCCCGGGCTTTGGCCATGGACCCGGCCTACATCCTGTACGACGAGCCCACCACCGGCCTGGACCCCATCACCGCCGACAAGATCAACGACCTGATGATGTCGCTGTCCCAAAAACTTTCCCTGACCTCCATCGCGGTCACCCATGACATGGTCAGCGCCAACAAGATAGCCGACCGGATCGCCATGCTGCACCAGGGCCGGATCATCTTCTGCGGCACCCCGGAACAGATAAAAAAATCGCCCGATCAAAACATCCAGCAGTTCATCCGGGGCGAAGCGGACTGA